One Setaria viridis chromosome 7, Setaria_viridis_v4.0, whole genome shotgun sequence genomic region harbors:
- the LOC117863285 gene encoding tryptamine 5-hydroxylase, whose translation MELNLVSWASLPLLALSAAYVYYTTRSRSPQRLPPSPPGWPVIGHLHLLSSGMPHHVMADLARSMKAPLLGLRMGSVRAVVISKPELARAALTSNDAALASRPHLLSGQFLSFGCSDVTFAPAGAYHRMARRVVVSELLSARRVATYGAVRVKELRILLAHLTKNTTPGSPVDLSECCLNLANDVLCRVAFGRRLPHGKGDRLGAVLTEAQDLFAGFNVGDFFPELEPVASTVTGLRRRLKSCLADLREVCDEIVDEHLSGKRPRIPGDRDEDFVDVLLRVQKSPDLEVPLTDDNLKALVLDMFVAGTDTTFATLEWVMTELVRHPRILKKAQDEVRRVVGVKGRVEEADLGELHCMRAIIKETFRLHPPVPLLVPRESVAPCTLGGYDVPARTRVFINTFAMGRDPEIWENPMEYSPERFENGGGEIDLKDPDFKLLPFGGGRRGCPGYTFALATVQVSLASLLYHFEWALPAGVRAEDVNLEESFGLSTRKKEPLFVVVRKSEGYEFKGEELNEV comes from the exons ATGGAGCTCAACCTCGTGTCGTGGGCGTCGCTCCCCCTCCTCGCGCTCTCCGCCGCGTACGTCTACTACACGACGAGGAGCCGGTCGCCGCAGCGGctgcctccgtcgccgccgggtTGGCCGGTGATCGGGCACCTCCACCTGCTCTCCAGCGGGATGCCGCACCACGTCATGGCCGACCTGGCGCGCTCCATGAAGGCGCCGCTGCTCGGGCTCCGGATGGGCAGCGTCCGCGCCGTGGTGATCTCCAAGCcggagctcgcccgcgccgcgctcaCCTCCAACGACGCCGCGCTGGCGTCGCGCCCCCACCTCCTGTCGGGCCAGTTCCTGTCGTTCGGGTGCTCCGACGTCACGTTCGCCCCCGCGGGCGCCTACCACCGCATGGCGCGCCGTGTGGTCGTCTCCGAGCTCCTCTCGGCGCGCCGCGTCGCGACGTACGGCGCCGTCCGCGTCAAGGAACTCCGCATCCTCCTCGCGCACCTAACGAAGAACACCACCCCGGGGAGCCCCGTCGACCTGAGCGAGTGCTGCCTCAACCTGGCCAACGACGTGCTCTGCCGCGTCGCGTTCGGCAGGCGGCTCCCGCATGGCAAGGGCGACAGGCTCGGCGCCGTGCTCACCGAGGCGCAGGACCTCTTCGCCGGGTTCAACGTCGGGGACTTCTTCCCGGAGCTCGAGCCAGTCGCCAGCACCGTCACCGGCCTCCGACGCCGCCTCAAGAGCTGCCTCGCCGACCTCCGCGAGGTCTGCGACGAGATCGTCGACGAGCACCTCAGCGGCAAGCGCCCGCGCATCCCCGGCGACCGCGACGAGGACTTCGTCGACGTCCTCCTCCGCGTCCAGAAGTCCCCCGACCTCGAGGTCCCCCTCACCGACGACAACCTCAAGGCCCTCGTCCTG GACATGTTCGTCGCCGGCACGGACACGACGTTCGCGACGCTGGAGTGGGTGATGACGGAGCTGGTCCGGCACCCGCGGATCCTCAAGAAGGCACAGGACGAGGTGCGGCGCGTCGTCGGCGTCAAGGGCCGCGTTGAGGAGGCCGACCTCGGCGAGCTCCACTGCATGCGCGCCATCATCAAGGAGACGTTCCGGCTGCACCCGCCGGTGCCGCTGCTGGTGCCGAGGGAGTCCGTGGCCCCCTGCACGCTCGGCGGCTACGACGTCCCGGCGAGGACCCGCGTCTTCATCAACACCTTCGCCATGGGGCGGGACCCGGAGATCTGGGAGAATCCCATGGAGTACTCGCCGGAGCGGTTCGAGAACGGCGGTGGCGAGATCGACCTCAAGGACCCGGACTTCAAGCTGCTGCcgttcggcggcggccggagggggTGCCCCGGGTACACGTTCGCGCTGGCCACCGTGCAGGTGTCGCTGGCCAGCCTGCTGTACCACTTCGAGtgggcgctgccggccggcgtgcGCGCCGAGGACGTCAACCTCGAGGAGAGCTTCGGACTCTCCACAAGGAAGAAGGAGCCGCTGTTCGTGGTCGTCAGGAAGAGCGAGGGGTACGAGTTTAAGGGGGAGGAGCTTAACGAGGTTTAA